A segment of the Geoglobus ahangari genome:
TCTTTACGAGAAGGGCCTCAGGGCGGTCACCGTCACGGTCAGGAGGAACGCGATAGACTCCCTCCCTCCCAACATAAAGTCTCTAAACTACCTGAACAACATTCTGGCCAAGATCGAGGCCAATGCCAAGGGAGGGGACGAGGCGATATTCCTCGACCACAACGGCTACGTCTCCGAGGGCAGCGGGGACAACATCTTCGTCGTCAAGAACGGCGAGATAACGACGCCTCCAACGATAAACAACCTCAAGGGCATCACGAGGGCGGTGGTCATAGACATAATAAGGGAGCTCGGAATCCCGTTCAAAGAGGCGAACATCGGCCTTTTCGACCTGTATTCTGCTGACGAGATCTTTGTCACCGGGACTGCGGCGGAGATTGCCCCCGTCACATACATAGACGGCAGGACTGTTGGAGACGGAAAGCCGGGAGAGGTGACGAAGAGGCTGATTGAGAAGTTCAACGAGATAACCGCAAGGGAGGGCGTGGAGATATACAAGTGATGGCAGATGATCGTAACGCTCGTGGTTGAGCTCGAGGACAAGCCCGGACAGCTTCTGAAGGTCATAGAGCCGATATCCAAAATGGGAGGAAACATCATAAGCGTCGTCCACGACAGGCACAAGACCACGCCGATGAAGAGAATCCCCGTTGAGTTTGTTGTGGACATAGACTCAGAGAAACTCCTTCAGCTTGTTGAGAGGATAAGGGATGCGGGAATCCACATCAGGAGCTACAATGAGGTCAGGCTGCTCGCGACAGCAAGCTTCCTGCTCATCGGCCACATAATCCACACAGATTTGAGCGACACCGTGAACAGGATTGACGAGACCGGGTTTGCTGAGGTGGTCGAGCTCCACATAACCATGCCGAAGCTCAACGAGCCCTCGACAGCTCTCATCACGATCTCCGCAAAAGGAAAGGATGAGCTGAGGAAGGCTGTCGGGATTCTGAGGGAGGTCTGCGAGAAAAAGGACATTCTCGTCATAGAGCCGCTGAACGAGGATCTGCTATGAT
Coding sequences within it:
- the ilvE gene encoding branched-chain-amino-acid transaminase, with amino-acid sequence MEELLVYMNGEFVPESQAKISIFDHGFLYGDGVFEGIRAYNGRVFKLYEHIDRLYDCAKVIDLEIPLSKEEFAEAILETLRRNRLRDAYIRPIVTRGIGDLGLDPRKCSNPAVIIITKPWGRLYGDLYEKGLRAVTVTVRRNAIDSLPPNIKSLNYLNNILAKIEANAKGGDEAIFLDHNGYVSEGSGDNIFVVKNGEITTPPTINNLKGITRAVVIDIIRELGIPFKEANIGLFDLYSADEIFVTGTAAEIAPVTYIDGRTVGDGKPGEVTKRLIEKFNEITAREGVEIYK
- a CDS encoding ACT domain-containing protein, which gives rise to MIVTLVVELEDKPGQLLKVIEPISKMGGNIISVVHDRHKTTPMKRIPVEFVVDIDSEKLLQLVERIRDAGIHIRSYNEVRLLATASFLLIGHIIHTDLSDTVNRIDETGFAEVVELHITMPKLNEPSTALITISAKGKDELRKAVGILREVCEKKDILVIEPLNEDLL